One segment of Theobroma cacao cultivar B97-61/B2 chromosome 9, Criollo_cocoa_genome_V2, whole genome shotgun sequence DNA contains the following:
- the LOC18589520 gene encoding zinc finger CCCH domain-containing protein 16 isoform X1: MHYKKEPCRNFQRGSCQYGERCKFLHVIQQQPKSNAFGFGTQASSHQQQKPNPFGFGVQNNVQSKGANDFGNKQNQFKNTWTRSSASSAPSLRQPDNQPQATNHQCTDPELCKRTIIEDFEHERPLWKLTCYSHWKNSPCDIVGDVSFEELRATAYDDAKHGLSLQSIVDRERNLLNSKLVEFENLLRNPYTGPVGSTLAQQIPFPTATATAFSPQNSGRSQNGFPPSVSSFSQLGASLNSGSAVRPSIESNNAFGQPISFSSSAQASSVFATNNIPLANAFSFGNQQPNQSVAASFSTSMSSFSNSSVTSTALNQFSAPVVSTQNLSLSSVQPPALFNVSNLISKADGQSATDIQLGSNLQRKIVSGDSSIWLKEKWIPGEIPEEAPPDAYV, from the exons ATGCATTACAAGAAAGAGCCTTGCAGAAACTTTCAGCGTGGCAG CTGTCAGTATGGTGAAAGGTGCAAATTTCTTCATGTGATACAGCAACAGCCAAAGTCCAATGCCTTTGGATTTGGCACTCAAGCTAGCTCACACCAACAACAAAAGCCCAATCCTTTTGGATTCGGTGTTCAGAACAATGTTCAGTCAAAAGGGGCCAATGATTTTGGAAATAAACAGAACCAGTTCAAG aatacgTGGACCCGATCCTCTGCCAGCAGTGCCCCTTCATTGCGGCAGCCTGATAATCAGCCCCAGGCAACGAATCATCA GTGCACAGATCCTGAGTTATGCAAACGCACTATTATTGAAGATTTTGAGCATGAGAGACCCCTTTGGAAGCTTACATGTTACAGCCATTGGAAAAA TTCTCCTTGTGACATCGTTGGTGATGTCAGCTTTGAAGAATTGCGGGCAACAGCATATGatgatgcaaaacatggatTAAGCTTGCAGTCAATT GTTGACAGAGAGAgaaatttactcaattcaaAGTTAGTTGAGTTTGAAAACCTTCTTCGTAATCCCTATACAGGGCCTGTTGGCTCTACCCTGGCCCAACAAATTCCATTTCCCACAGCCACTGCAACTGCATTCTCTCCTCAAAATAGTGGCCGTTCTCAAAATGGTTTCCCTCCTTCTGTCTCCAGTTTTAGCCAGCTGGGAGCTTCACTTAATTCAGGATCTGCAGTGAG GCCCTCTATAGAGTCAAATAATGCCTTCGGGCAACCAATTTCTTTCTCAAGTTCTGCCCAAGCCTCAAGTGTGTTTGCAACAAACAATATTCCATTGGCCAATGCCT TTTCATTCGGTAACCAACAACCTAACCAGTCAGTTGCAGCTTCCTTCAGCACAAGCATGTCTAGCTTCAGCAACAGTAGTGTCACTAGCACTGCACTCAACCAATTTTCTGCTCCGGTAGTATCAACACAAAACCTCAGTTTATCCAGCGTCCAGCCTCCTGCTCTCTTCAATGTCTCAAACTTAATTTCTAAAGCAGATGGACAATCAGCTACAGATATTCAGTTAGG AAGTAACTTGCAAAGGAAGATTGTTTCTGGGGATTCAAGTATTTGGTTAAAAGAGAAATGGATTCCTGGAGAG ATTCCTGAAGAAGCTCCTCCAGATGCTTATGTTTAG
- the LOC18589520 gene encoding zinc finger CCCH domain-containing protein 16 isoform X3, giving the protein MHYKKEPCRNFQRGSCQYGERCKFLHVIQQQPKSNAFGFGTQASSHQQQKPNPFGFGVQNNVQSKGANDFGNKQNQFKNTWTRSSASSAPSLRQPDNQPQATNHQCTDPELCKRTIIEDFEHERPLWKLTCYSHWKNSPCDIVGDVSFEELRATAYDDAKHGLSLQSIVDRERNLLNSKLVEFENLLRNPYTGPVGSTLAQQIPFPTATATAFSPQNSGRSQNGFPPSVSSFSQLGASLNSGSAVRPSIESNNAFGQPISFSSSAQASSVFATNNIPLANAFSFGNQQPNQSVAASFSTSMSSFSNSSVTSTALNQFSAPVVSTQNLSLSSVQPPALFNVSNLISKADGQSATDIQLGSNLQRKIVSGDSSIWLKEKWIPGEL; this is encoded by the exons ATGCATTACAAGAAAGAGCCTTGCAGAAACTTTCAGCGTGGCAG CTGTCAGTATGGTGAAAGGTGCAAATTTCTTCATGTGATACAGCAACAGCCAAAGTCCAATGCCTTTGGATTTGGCACTCAAGCTAGCTCACACCAACAACAAAAGCCCAATCCTTTTGGATTCGGTGTTCAGAACAATGTTCAGTCAAAAGGGGCCAATGATTTTGGAAATAAACAGAACCAGTTCAAG aatacgTGGACCCGATCCTCTGCCAGCAGTGCCCCTTCATTGCGGCAGCCTGATAATCAGCCCCAGGCAACGAATCATCA GTGCACAGATCCTGAGTTATGCAAACGCACTATTATTGAAGATTTTGAGCATGAGAGACCCCTTTGGAAGCTTACATGTTACAGCCATTGGAAAAA TTCTCCTTGTGACATCGTTGGTGATGTCAGCTTTGAAGAATTGCGGGCAACAGCATATGatgatgcaaaacatggatTAAGCTTGCAGTCAATT GTTGACAGAGAGAgaaatttactcaattcaaAGTTAGTTGAGTTTGAAAACCTTCTTCGTAATCCCTATACAGGGCCTGTTGGCTCTACCCTGGCCCAACAAATTCCATTTCCCACAGCCACTGCAACTGCATTCTCTCCTCAAAATAGTGGCCGTTCTCAAAATGGTTTCCCTCCTTCTGTCTCCAGTTTTAGCCAGCTGGGAGCTTCACTTAATTCAGGATCTGCAGTGAG GCCCTCTATAGAGTCAAATAATGCCTTCGGGCAACCAATTTCTTTCTCAAGTTCTGCCCAAGCCTCAAGTGTGTTTGCAACAAACAATATTCCATTGGCCAATGCCT TTTCATTCGGTAACCAACAACCTAACCAGTCAGTTGCAGCTTCCTTCAGCACAAGCATGTCTAGCTTCAGCAACAGTAGTGTCACTAGCACTGCACTCAACCAATTTTCTGCTCCGGTAGTATCAACACAAAACCTCAGTTTATCCAGCGTCCAGCCTCCTGCTCTCTTCAATGTCTCAAACTTAATTTCTAAAGCAGATGGACAATCAGCTACAGATATTCAGTTAGG AAGTAACTTGCAAAGGAAGATTGTTTCTGGGGATTCAAGTATTTGGTTAAAAGAGAAATGGATTCCTGGAGAG TTGTAA
- the LOC18589520 gene encoding zinc finger CCCH domain-containing protein 16 isoform X2, with the protein MHYKKEPCRNFQRGSCQYGERCKFLHVIQQQPKSNAFGFGTQASSHQQQKPNPFGFGVQNNVQSKGANDFGNKQNQFKNTWTRSSASSAPSLRQPDNQPQATNHQCTDPELCKRTIIEDFEHERPLWKLTCYSHWKNSPCDIVGDVSFEELRATAYDDAKHGLSLQSIVDRERNLLNSKLVEFENLLRNPYTGPVGSTLAQQIPFPTATATAFSPQNSGRSQNGFPPSVSSFSQLGASLNSGSAVRPSIESNNAFGQPISFSSSAQASSVFATNNIPLANAFSFGNQQPNQSVAASFSTSMSSFSNSSVTSTALNQFSAPVVSTQNLSLSSVQPPALFNVSNLISKADGQSATDIQLGNLQRKIVSGDSSIWLKEKWIPGEIPEEAPPDAYV; encoded by the exons ATGCATTACAAGAAAGAGCCTTGCAGAAACTTTCAGCGTGGCAG CTGTCAGTATGGTGAAAGGTGCAAATTTCTTCATGTGATACAGCAACAGCCAAAGTCCAATGCCTTTGGATTTGGCACTCAAGCTAGCTCACACCAACAACAAAAGCCCAATCCTTTTGGATTCGGTGTTCAGAACAATGTTCAGTCAAAAGGGGCCAATGATTTTGGAAATAAACAGAACCAGTTCAAG aatacgTGGACCCGATCCTCTGCCAGCAGTGCCCCTTCATTGCGGCAGCCTGATAATCAGCCCCAGGCAACGAATCATCA GTGCACAGATCCTGAGTTATGCAAACGCACTATTATTGAAGATTTTGAGCATGAGAGACCCCTTTGGAAGCTTACATGTTACAGCCATTGGAAAAA TTCTCCTTGTGACATCGTTGGTGATGTCAGCTTTGAAGAATTGCGGGCAACAGCATATGatgatgcaaaacatggatTAAGCTTGCAGTCAATT GTTGACAGAGAGAgaaatttactcaattcaaAGTTAGTTGAGTTTGAAAACCTTCTTCGTAATCCCTATACAGGGCCTGTTGGCTCTACCCTGGCCCAACAAATTCCATTTCCCACAGCCACTGCAACTGCATTCTCTCCTCAAAATAGTGGCCGTTCTCAAAATGGTTTCCCTCCTTCTGTCTCCAGTTTTAGCCAGCTGGGAGCTTCACTTAATTCAGGATCTGCAGTGAG GCCCTCTATAGAGTCAAATAATGCCTTCGGGCAACCAATTTCTTTCTCAAGTTCTGCCCAAGCCTCAAGTGTGTTTGCAACAAACAATATTCCATTGGCCAATGCCT TTTCATTCGGTAACCAACAACCTAACCAGTCAGTTGCAGCTTCCTTCAGCACAAGCATGTCTAGCTTCAGCAACAGTAGTGTCACTAGCACTGCACTCAACCAATTTTCTGCTCCGGTAGTATCAACACAAAACCTCAGTTTATCCAGCGTCCAGCCTCCTGCTCTCTTCAATGTCTCAAACTTAATTTCTAAAGCAGATGGACAATCAGCTACAGATATTCAGTTAGG TAACTTGCAAAGGAAGATTGTTTCTGGGGATTCAAGTATTTGGTTAAAAGAGAAATGGATTCCTGGAGAG ATTCCTGAAGAAGCTCCTCCAGATGCTTATGTTTAG
- the LOC18589520 gene encoding zinc finger CCCH domain-containing protein 16 isoform X4 — protein MHYKKEPCRNFQRGSCQYGERCKFLHVIQQQPKSNAFGFGTQASSHQQQKPNPFGFGVQNNVQSKGANDFGNKQNQFKNTWTRSSASSAPSLRQPDNQPQATNHQCTDPELCKRTIIEDFEHERPLWKLTCYSHWKNSPCDIVGDVSFEELRATAYDDAKHGLSLQSIVDRERNLLNSKLVEFENLLRNPYTGPVGSTLAQQIPFPTATATAFSPQNSGRSQNGFPPSVSSFSQLGASLNSGSAVRPSIESNNAFGQPISFSSSAQASSVFATNNIPLANASSFSTSMSSFSNSSVTSTALNQFSAPVVSTQNLSLSSVQPPALFNVSNLISKADGQSATDIQLGSNLQRKIVSGDSSIWLKEKWIPGEIPEEAPPDAYV, from the exons ATGCATTACAAGAAAGAGCCTTGCAGAAACTTTCAGCGTGGCAG CTGTCAGTATGGTGAAAGGTGCAAATTTCTTCATGTGATACAGCAACAGCCAAAGTCCAATGCCTTTGGATTTGGCACTCAAGCTAGCTCACACCAACAACAAAAGCCCAATCCTTTTGGATTCGGTGTTCAGAACAATGTTCAGTCAAAAGGGGCCAATGATTTTGGAAATAAACAGAACCAGTTCAAG aatacgTGGACCCGATCCTCTGCCAGCAGTGCCCCTTCATTGCGGCAGCCTGATAATCAGCCCCAGGCAACGAATCATCA GTGCACAGATCCTGAGTTATGCAAACGCACTATTATTGAAGATTTTGAGCATGAGAGACCCCTTTGGAAGCTTACATGTTACAGCCATTGGAAAAA TTCTCCTTGTGACATCGTTGGTGATGTCAGCTTTGAAGAATTGCGGGCAACAGCATATGatgatgcaaaacatggatTAAGCTTGCAGTCAATT GTTGACAGAGAGAgaaatttactcaattcaaAGTTAGTTGAGTTTGAAAACCTTCTTCGTAATCCCTATACAGGGCCTGTTGGCTCTACCCTGGCCCAACAAATTCCATTTCCCACAGCCACTGCAACTGCATTCTCTCCTCAAAATAGTGGCCGTTCTCAAAATGGTTTCCCTCCTTCTGTCTCCAGTTTTAGCCAGCTGGGAGCTTCACTTAATTCAGGATCTGCAGTGAG GCCCTCTATAGAGTCAAATAATGCCTTCGGGCAACCAATTTCTTTCTCAAGTTCTGCCCAAGCCTCAAGTGTGTTTGCAACAAACAATATTCCATTGGCCAATGCCT CTTCCTTCAGCACAAGCATGTCTAGCTTCAGCAACAGTAGTGTCACTAGCACTGCACTCAACCAATTTTCTGCTCCGGTAGTATCAACACAAAACCTCAGTTTATCCAGCGTCCAGCCTCCTGCTCTCTTCAATGTCTCAAACTTAATTTCTAAAGCAGATGGACAATCAGCTACAGATATTCAGTTAGG AAGTAACTTGCAAAGGAAGATTGTTTCTGGGGATTCAAGTATTTGGTTAAAAGAGAAATGGATTCCTGGAGAG ATTCCTGAAGAAGCTCCTCCAGATGCTTATGTTTAG